A window of Exiguobacterium sp. FSL W8-0210 contains these coding sequences:
- the fliI gene encoding flagellar protein export ATPase FliI, with product MFNVNAIQAAVREIRPEELVQHSGKVVQVIGLMIESRGPTAVAIGERCLIQIQQRQTIEAEVVGFREGHVLLMPYGETTSIAPGSIVLATGKPLHVPVGDELIGKVLDGLGRPLDGESLENLRTTSIVRKPPSPLERPRISDVLSTGIRAIDGLLTVGQGQRVGLFAGSGVGKSTLLGMIAKRSTADINVIALIGERGREVKEFVEAELGEEGMKRSILVVATSDQPPLVRLKGAYTATAIAEHFRDQGKNVVLMMDSVTRFAMAQREIGLATGEPPASKGYTPSVFALLPQLLERSGKTQDGSITAFYTVLVDGDDMNEPIADAVRGILDGHFVLDRNLANKGQFPAIHVLRSISRVMNQITTAEQKTAAVAFRQLLSTYLDSEDLINIGAYKKGTNPEIDRAVDKYPELIRFLKQQIHEDSDFEKACQQLMTTIQ from the coding sequence ATGTTTAACGTAAATGCGATTCAAGCCGCAGTTCGAGAAATTCGTCCGGAAGAACTCGTTCAGCATTCCGGAAAGGTCGTACAAGTGATTGGATTGATGATTGAATCACGTGGACCAACGGCTGTCGCAATCGGCGAGCGTTGTTTGATCCAAATTCAACAACGGCAGACGATTGAAGCGGAAGTCGTCGGTTTTAGAGAAGGTCACGTCCTACTTATGCCGTATGGTGAAACGACATCGATTGCTCCAGGCTCGATTGTTCTTGCGACAGGAAAACCACTCCACGTCCCTGTAGGGGATGAACTGATCGGTAAGGTGCTCGATGGTCTAGGGAGACCACTGGATGGGGAGTCATTAGAAAATTTACGTACGACATCAATCGTTCGTAAACCACCTAGTCCGTTGGAGCGACCTCGTATCAGTGATGTTCTCTCGACGGGCATCCGTGCCATCGATGGGCTACTAACAGTCGGTCAAGGGCAACGCGTTGGTTTATTTGCAGGATCAGGAGTTGGGAAGTCGACACTACTCGGTATGATTGCAAAACGATCTACAGCAGACATCAACGTCATTGCCTTGATTGGTGAACGAGGACGCGAAGTCAAGGAATTCGTGGAGGCAGAACTCGGTGAAGAAGGAATGAAACGCTCCATCTTGGTCGTAGCGACAAGTGATCAACCGCCACTTGTTCGTCTAAAAGGCGCCTATACGGCAACAGCTATCGCTGAACACTTTCGGGATCAAGGTAAGAATGTGGTCTTGATGATGGACTCTGTCACACGTTTTGCGATGGCACAACGAGAAATTGGTCTTGCGACAGGTGAACCGCCTGCGTCAAAAGGGTATACACCAAGCGTTTTTGCTCTTCTTCCTCAGTTACTCGAACGTAGCGGGAAAACGCAAGATGGCTCGATTACGGCTTTTTATACTGTGCTCGTCGATGGAGACGACATGAATGAACCGATTGCTGACGCTGTACGAGGGATCTTAGATGGTCATTTCGTTCTTGATCGTAATCTTGCGAACAAAGGACAGTTTCCGGCGATTCATGTCTTACGATCCATCAGTCGTGTCATGAATCAAATCACGACTGCTGAACAAAAGACAGCTGCCGTCGCATTTCGACAGCTGTTATCGACGTATCTTGATTCGGAAGACTTAATCAATATCGGCGCCTACAAAAAAGGGACGAACCCAGAAATTGATCGTGCCGTTGATAAATATCCGGAGCTGATCCGTTTTTTAAAACAACAAATCCATGAAGACAGTGACTTCGAGAAAGCTTGTCAGCAACTCATGACAACGATTCAGTAA
- a CDS encoding FliH/SctL family protein has protein sequence MILLSNVIKRQAVIERQERTLVQVRNAQEELAIVPDTFYEERMAEGHAELERLRQTMVLEFEQRQREFEQERLQALEEARQRGYEEGHQAGFETGRAEGQATFEEQIATTNTFTARIEEQNQERLMRLEHELCVLGLQVTHQFLEQLHDEEEEALYQLLHQLIIQFRDREKIIIYASPADFERVVLLEEQLQGVLGANATIQLRFDPALKARDYRIDSENGAITGGLTSGFEALQTKIKEVLHHV, from the coding sequence ATGATATTGTTGTCTAACGTCATCAAAAGACAAGCTGTGATTGAACGACAGGAACGAACACTCGTTCAAGTCCGAAATGCTCAGGAAGAATTGGCAATCGTTCCAGATACGTTCTATGAAGAGCGGATGGCAGAAGGTCACGCTGAACTAGAACGTCTTCGCCAGACGATGGTTCTAGAGTTTGAACAGCGTCAGCGTGAGTTTGAACAAGAACGTCTTCAGGCATTAGAGGAAGCACGTCAACGAGGATATGAAGAAGGACACCAGGCTGGATTTGAAACAGGACGTGCGGAAGGACAAGCAACGTTCGAAGAGCAAATCGCAACGACAAATACGTTTACTGCACGAATCGAAGAGCAAAATCAAGAGCGATTGATGCGATTGGAGCATGAATTGTGTGTTCTTGGACTCCAGGTGACGCATCAGTTTCTAGAGCAGTTACACGATGAAGAAGAAGAGGCATTATACCAATTATTACATCAGTTGATCATTCAGTTCCGAGATCGTGAAAAGATCATTATCTACGCTTCACCAGCGGATTTTGAACGGGTCGTTCTGCTTGAAGAGCAACTCCAAGGTGTTCTAGGTGCTAATGCGACGATTCAATTACGATTTGATCCAGCGCTTAAAGCACGCGATTATCGGATCGACTCGGAGAATGGAGCAATCACAGGTGGTTTGACAAGTGGCTTTGAAGCCCTACAAACCAAAATCAAAGAGGTTTTACATCATGTTTAA